In Eriocheir sinensis breed Jianghai 21 unplaced genomic scaffold, ASM2467909v1 Scaffold606, whole genome shotgun sequence, the following are encoded in one genomic region:
- the LOC126993369 gene encoding putative nuclease HARBI1: protein MAGQQQQARVRQPREFRERRDVLNELSDTELIRRYRLDRAGIVFVTDLVRPVLLRPTATNKALTPEHKVLITLRYLTTGKMQLCNGDDLGVSQQTVSRVITETLDALSAPHILKRFIKFPANQDLQQKKTEFRDVAGFPEVVGVIDGTHIRIMRPRQFEAEYVNRKRYHSINVQVVFDAKYKITDLEAKWPGLVHDARILNESGLKRMFETRAVPAGCHLLGDSGYGNKTWLLTPYLRPQHEYQLAYNRAHKKTRSIVERGISQWKRRFHVLHSEIRVTPPGKVCKIIFVCAMLHNICKDRNIQILLEGGEEHGQPQAEDNIQMAAGEENDDNGGHAEPLPAGQDRDGLRYRDEFVRCYFNVEL, encoded by the exons ATGgctggacaacaacaacaagcccgTGTACGTCAGCCAAGGGAATTTCGAGAAAGGAGAGACGTCCTGAATGAACTGAGTGATACAGAACTGATCAGAAGGTACCGACTTGATCGTGCTGGCATTGTTTTTGTGACAGACTTGGTGAGGCCCGTGTTACTGAGACCAACGGCGACCAACAAGGCTCTCACTCCCGAGCATAAAGTTTTAATAACCTTAAGGTACCTAACGACGGGGAAAATGCAGCTCTGTAATGGTGATGACTTGGGAGTGTCCCAACAGACAGTGAGCAGGGTCATCACGGAAACACTGGACGCCCTAAGTGCCCCACACATACTGAAAAGATTTATAAAGTTTCCCGCCAATCAAGATCTCCAGCAAAAAAAGACAGAATTCAGGGACGTTGCTGGCTTTCCTGAAGTGGTTGGTGTTATTGATGGAACTCACATCAGAATTATGAGACCAAGACAGTTTGAGGCAGAATATGTAAACCGCAAGAGATACCATAGTATAAATGTGCAGGTGGTTTTCGATGCCAAATACAAGATTACTGACTTAGAAGCGAAGTGGCCAGGCTTAGTTCATGATGCACGCATTTTGAATGAAAGTGGGCTCAAGAGGATGTTCGAGACTCGTGCTGTTCCAGCTGGATGCCATCTGCTTGGGGACAGTGGGTACGGTAACAAAACTTGGCTGCTGACACCATATCTGCGACCTCAGCATGAATACCAGCTAGCCTACAATAG AGCTCACAAGAAAACACGGAGTATTGTGGAGAGAGGAATTAGCCAGTGGAAGCGAAGATTTCATGTTCTCCACAGTGAAATTCGTGTAACTCCCCCAGGGAAAGTATGTAAGATTATTTTTGTCTGCGCTATGTTGCACAACATATGCAAAGACAGAAATATTCAAATACTTTTGGAGGGTGGTGAAGAACATGGCCAACCACAAGCAGAGGACAACATCCAGATGGCTGCCGGAGAGGAAAATGACGACAATGGTGGTCATGCCGAGCCGCTCCCTGCAGGTCAAGACCGTGATGGATTGCGGTACAGGGACGAGTTTGTCAGATGCTATTTCAA tgttgaaCTGTGA
- the LOC126993368 gene encoding uncharacterized protein LOC126993368 produces MSKPNDVDEFLKDFIDELKLVSNGYKLGEHLIPVHTASFICDAPARQFFKRITSHNGYSGCERCQQVGEYEAGTVVFPELNSLPRSDENFLAQSDSNHHRGISPLAKLNMTNCLVSKFVLDPMHLVYLGVMRKLLNLWLKGPLNVRIGSHKKNLISKNLVNVAKFMPAEFNCKPRSLDELDRFKANESRSFLLYTGPVVLKDTTDINIYNNFMLLFSAVNLLSRKDIPNSVEYAKDYLLKFTEHFIQIYGKRYAVYNVRNLWHLPDDVAKHGTLDSFSAFEFENFLGVIKNLLRKPNFPLSQVINRISERNISMDVEEHIYPVLKKIHAQGPLVDEMVCQQYKELYLEKYCFKVTPADQGVMINNEIGCIQNIISNKCEPNNISIIYQVYQVKEIVFHYPLSSANLGIYKVKGSVRFEDRKNMKNITFCEKKNMWLGYTLAIISQRFMVKHAILLV; encoded by the coding sequence ATGTCAAAACCTAATGATGTTGATGAATTTTTGAAAGATTTCATTGATGAATTGAAACTTGTATCTAATGGGTATAAGCTTGGTGAGCATCTTATCCCAGTCCACACAGCCTCCTTTATTTGTGATGCCCCAGCACGACAGTTCTTTAAAAGAATCACATCTCACAATGGTTACTCAGGATGTGAGAGGTGTCAACAGGTGGGGGAATATGAGGCTGGAACTGTGGTATTTCCAGAATTGAATTCTCTACCACGATCAGATGAAAATTTTCTTGCTCAAAGTGACAGTAATCACCACCGAGGTATATCCCCTCTTGCAAAGCTGAATATGACAAATTGTTTAGTGTCAAAATTTGTATTGGATCCTATGCACTTAGTGTATTTGGGTGTTATGAGAAAACTTCTCAATCTTTGGCTCAAAGGACCCTTAAATGTAAGGATAGGCTCTCACAAGAAAAACTTAATATCTAAAAACCTGGTCAATGTAGCAAAATTCATGCCTGCGGAATTCAACTGTAAACCAAGGTCGCTAGATGAACTTGATAGATTCAAAGCAAATGAGTCAAGAAGTTTTCTTCTATATACAGGCCCTGTGGTTTTGAAAGATACCACTGACATCAACATATATAACAATTTCATGTTGCTGTTCAGTGCAGTCAATCTCTTGTCCAGAAAAGATATTCCAAATTCTGTTGAGTATGCAAAAGACTATTTACTCAAGTTCACTGAGCACTTTATCCAGATATATGGGAAAAGATATGCTGTTTACAATGTTCGTAATTTGTGGCATCTACCTGATGATGTCGCAAAACATGGTACTCTTGATAGTTTTTCAGCATTTGAATTTGAAAACTTTTTGGGAGTCATAAAAAATCTCTTGAGGAAACCCAACTTCCCTTTATCTCAAGTTATCAATAGGATttcagaaagaaatataagtatgGATGTGGAAGAACATATCTATCCTGTCCTGAAAAAGATTCACGCACAAGGCCCTTTAGTTGATGAAATGGTATGCCAGCAGTACAAGGAATTATACTTGGAAAAATACTGTTTTAAAGTCACACCTGCTGATCAAGGAGTAATGATTAACAATGAAATTGGATGCATTCAAAATATTATTTCAAATAAATGTGAGCCTAATAATATAAGTATAATATATCAAGTATATCAGGTTAAGGAAATTGTTTTTCATTACCcattatcatctgcaaatttaggaATTTACAAAGTTAAGGGGAGCGTCCGGTTTGAAGaccgaaaaaatatgaaaaatattactttttgtgaaaaaaaaaatatgtggttGGGTTACACATTGGCTATCATTTCACAAAGATTTATGGTAAAACACGCGATACTTTTGGTTTAA
- the LOC126993370 gene encoding uncharacterized protein LOC126993370 isoform X1, whose product MDDPVAAASTPSKKRTRKPNWTMDESLYLLQLYRDHARVLRQSFSEDGCTHQTKQKAWEDIRSKLQQAFPAGQRTTKECQKRWHTILVTARPKLSQVRKDFAATGGGSPHPPIDPLEELVADILGKENVTITGIAGAPSLHDDPLEGTSSSVCMSELTSHAETGPASLLEGATQDLPALFAAAAEVISSVPAPSAPATEVTSVLLPSASEDGTVFMVDEEELQHKKKKRKLELQLLEEQIQAQRAVRMAMEKIAQVCDKWNQNTK is encoded by the exons ATGGATGACCCTGTAGCTGCTGCCTCAACCCCAtcaaagaagaggacaaggaagccGAACTGGACTATGGACGAGTCCTTATATTTGCTTCAGCTCTACAGAGACCACGCTCGTGTTCTCAGGCAGAGCTTCAGCGAGGATGGGTGCACCCATCAAACCAAGCAGAAGGCATGGGAGGACATAAGGAGCAAACTCCAGCAAGCCTTTCCTGCAGGGCAGAGGACAACGAAGGAGTGCCAAAAGCGATGGCACACCATCCTTGTCACAGCACGGCCCAAGCTGAGTCAAGTCAGAAAGGACTTTGCTGCAACAG GTGGTGGCTCTCCTCATCCCCCCATTGACCCTCTTGAAGAGCTGGTGGCAGATATTTTGGGAAAAGAAAATGTCACCATAACGGGCATAGCTGGTGCTCCTAGTCTCCACGACGATCCACTTGAAGGGACGAGCAGCAG TGTCTGCATGAGTGAGTTAACCAGTCATGCAGAAACTGGCCCAGCGTCGCTCTTGGAGGGTGCTACCCAAGATCTGCCCGCCttatttgctgctgctgctgaggtgATTTCCAGCGTGCCTGCTCCCTCTGCCCCTGCCACAGAAGTCACCAGTGTGCTGCTTCCCTCTGCCTCGGAAGACGGAACAGTCTTCATGGTAGATGAGGAGGAgctgcaacataaaaaaaaaaaaaggaaacttgaGCTTCAGCTACTGGAGGAACAAATCCAAGCGCAAAGAGCAGTTAGGATGGCAATGGAAAAAATTGCACAAGTGTGTGATAAGTGGaaccaaaatacaaaataa
- the LOC126993370 gene encoding uncharacterized protein LOC126993370 isoform X2: MDDPVAAASTPSKKRTRKPNWTMDESLYLLQLYRDHARVLRQSFSEDGCTHQTKQKAWEDIRSKLQQAFPAGQRTTKECQKRWHTILVTARPKLSQVRKDFAATVSA, translated from the exons ATGGATGACCCTGTAGCTGCTGCCTCAACCCCAtcaaagaagaggacaaggaagccGAACTGGACTATGGACGAGTCCTTATATTTGCTTCAGCTCTACAGAGACCACGCTCGTGTTCTCAGGCAGAGCTTCAGCGAGGATGGGTGCACCCATCAAACCAAGCAGAAGGCATGGGAGGACATAAGGAGCAAACTCCAGCAAGCCTTTCCTGCAGGGCAGAGGACAACGAAGGAGTGCCAAAAGCGATGGCACACCATCCTTGTCACAGCACGGCCCAAGCTGAGTCAAGTCAGAAAGGACTTTGCTGCAACAG TGTCTGCATGA